The Xanthomonas sp. DAR 34887 genome has a segment encoding these proteins:
- a CDS encoding TonB-dependent receptor domain-containing protein, giving the protein MSSLSERAAPLSPSSWRRAQRPGPLAAAICTALALAATAPAALAQDATADGAAATTLEKVTVTGSHIRRVDAETASPVITIDRQRIEDSGQDTLGQLLQQLPAMAGNMPNISLNSGFSHGRALVSLRNLGAERTLVLVNGHRMAGPASSVSAAPGVDINAIPAAMVERIEVLTDGASSVYGSDAIAGVVNIILKDKYDGAAATVDYGQSTHGDGNRRSYGLEWGKTWERGGLILGLSRSSMNALYDEDRSYSKTALNYLNGQVVERRGNGTRAFLSDGRVLTPNSGLAPGAVDASDYRTYNIASDGYDAYYGQYLITPVTRTNFSAHASFDFTPNVQGYLDMFWTRSETTSQLTAYGLELPNAAQNYYNPFGSQLSRYLLRSVAANTRVYTSTMYQTNIVAGLRGKFADTSWQWDAAAGYARYKDTLVRNGFSITSALNNAVGASFLDSDGVVKCGTPGNVISGCTPINVFNPDDPATIAGIKATQSAVDLIDESTMKFAEASVNGDLFAMPAGMVQAAFGLSFRKNGFSQGTSNPVAAADAEGNCDYNDGCIMNQGHDETIKEAYAEVLIPLLKDVPGAQALNLNLGTRYSKYDYWGNTTNSKVALEWRPIDNLLIRATGSEVFRAPALGDLYGSPYNSVVDSTGDYTDPCNGYTGGGNAAACANVPTNGSFVNTSSFTVLTTGSANAGFAIKPEQGRSYNVGAVYDPGWADGLSLNLDSWRVTLDDMINGVGLDQVLQNCYDGQSAYCPLIQRNASGQLVSVTVPFAINSGKVDIRGYDIGIKYALRDTAWGSFQAGVDATFLSSYRFSGDDHNYVGEMSSYGNLPRWRASFNLGWDNGPWHASWNTRLIGPTTVGSAYEDFCVNTAADGSCVYFKVGTVTYHDVSLSRKFESLHTTLSAGANNVGNRKPPQYYGYASAANTDAFTYDTLGRYFWARLRTEF; this is encoded by the coding sequence ATGTCGTCTTTGTCTGAACGCGCTGCGCCGCTCTCCCCGTCTTCGTGGCGCCGCGCGCAGCGGCCGGGTCCGCTGGCAGCGGCGATCTGTACCGCGTTGGCGCTGGCCGCAACGGCGCCGGCCGCGCTGGCGCAGGACGCCACTGCCGATGGCGCGGCCGCCACCACGCTGGAAAAGGTCACGGTGACCGGCAGCCATATCCGCCGTGTCGATGCGGAAACCGCCAGCCCGGTGATCACCATCGACCGGCAGCGGATCGAGGACAGCGGCCAGGACACGCTCGGCCAGCTGCTGCAGCAACTGCCGGCGATGGCCGGCAACATGCCCAACATCTCGCTCAATTCCGGCTTCAGCCACGGCCGCGCGCTGGTCTCGCTGCGCAACCTCGGCGCCGAGCGCACTCTGGTACTGGTCAACGGCCACCGCATGGCCGGGCCGGCCAGCAGCGTCTCCGCCGCGCCCGGCGTGGACATCAACGCGATCCCGGCGGCGATGGTGGAGCGGATCGAGGTGCTGACCGACGGCGCGTCCTCGGTGTACGGCTCCGATGCGATCGCCGGCGTGGTCAACATCATCCTCAAGGACAAGTACGACGGCGCCGCGGCGACCGTCGATTACGGCCAGAGCACCCATGGCGACGGCAACCGCCGTTCCTACGGCCTGGAGTGGGGCAAGACCTGGGAGCGCGGCGGGCTGATCCTGGGTCTGAGCCGCAGCTCGATGAACGCGCTGTACGACGAGGACCGCAGCTATTCCAAGACCGCGCTGAACTATCTCAACGGTCAGGTGGTGGAGCGCCGCGGCAACGGCACCCGCGCCTTCCTCAGCGACGGCCGCGTGCTGACGCCGAACAGCGGCTTGGCGCCCGGCGCGGTCGATGCCAGCGACTACCGCACCTACAACATCGCCAGCGACGGCTACGACGCCTACTACGGCCAGTACTTGATCACTCCGGTGACCCGCACCAATTTCTCGGCGCACGCCAGCTTCGACTTCACCCCCAATGTGCAGGGTTATCTGGACATGTTCTGGACCCGCAGCGAGACCACCTCGCAGCTGACCGCCTATGGCCTGGAGCTGCCCAACGCCGCGCAGAACTACTACAACCCGTTCGGCAGCCAGCTCTCGCGCTACCTGCTGCGCTCGGTGGCGGCCAACACCCGCGTCTACACCTCGACCATGTACCAGACCAACATCGTGGCGGGGCTGCGCGGCAAGTTCGCCGACACCAGCTGGCAGTGGGACGCGGCGGCCGGCTATGCGCGCTACAAGGACACCCTGGTGCGCAACGGCTTCTCGATCACCTCGGCGCTGAACAACGCGGTCGGCGCCTCGTTCCTGGACAGCGACGGCGTGGTCAAGTGCGGCACGCCGGGCAACGTGATCTCCGGCTGTACCCCGATCAACGTGTTCAATCCGGACGATCCGGCCACCATCGCCGGGATCAAGGCCACCCAGAGCGCGGTCGACCTGATCGACGAGAGCACGATGAAGTTCGCCGAGGCCAGCGTCAACGGCGACCTGTTCGCGATGCCGGCGGGCATGGTGCAGGCCGCATTCGGATTGTCGTTCCGCAAGAACGGGTTCTCGCAGGGCACCAGCAATCCGGTCGCCGCCGCCGATGCCGAAGGCAATTGCGACTACAACGACGGCTGCATCATGAACCAGGGCCACGACGAGACGATCAAGGAAGCCTACGCCGAAGTGCTGATTCCACTGCTCAAGGACGTACCCGGCGCGCAGGCGCTGAACCTCAACCTGGGCACGCGCTATTCCAAGTACGATTACTGGGGCAACACCACCAACAGCAAGGTCGCGCTGGAATGGCGGCCGATCGACAACCTGCTGATCCGCGCCACCGGCTCGGAGGTGTTCCGCGCGCCGGCGCTGGGCGATCTGTACGGCTCGCCGTACAACTCGGTGGTGGACAGCACCGGCGACTACACCGACCCGTGCAACGGCTACACCGGCGGCGGCAACGCCGCGGCCTGCGCCAACGTGCCGACCAATGGCAGCTTCGTCAACACCTCCTCGTTCACCGTGCTGACCACCGGTTCGGCCAATGCCGGCTTCGCGATCAAGCCCGAGCAGGGCCGTTCCTACAACGTCGGTGCGGTCTACGATCCGGGCTGGGCGGACGGCCTGTCGCTGAACCTGGACAGCTGGCGGGTCACGCTCGACGACATGATCAATGGCGTGGGCCTGGATCAGGTGCTGCAGAACTGCTACGACGGCCAGAGCGCGTACTGCCCGTTGATCCAGCGCAACGCCAGCGGCCAGCTGGTCAGCGTGACCGTGCCGTTCGCGATCAACAGCGGCAAGGTCGATATCCGCGGTTACGACATCGGCATCAAGTACGCCTTGCGCGACACCGCCTGGGGCAGCTTCCAAGCCGGCGTGGATGCCACCTTCCTGTCCAGCTACAGGTTCAGCGGCGACGACCACAACTACGTCGGCGAGATGTCCAGCTACGGCAACCTGCCGCGCTGGCGCGCCAGCTTCAACCTGGGCTGGGACAACGGGCCGTGGCACGCCAGCTGGAACACGCGCCTGATCGGGCCGACCACGGTCGGCAGCGCCTACGAGGACTTCTGCGTGAACACCGCCGCCGACGGCAGCTGCGTCTACTTCAAGGTCGGCACGGTGACCTACCACGACGTCTCGCTGAGCCGGAAGTTCGAGAGCCTGCACACCACGCTGTCGGCCGGCGCCAACAATGTCGGCAACCGCAAGCCGCCGCAGTACTACGGCTATGCGAGCGCGGCCAATACCGATGCGTTCACCTACGACACGCTGGGGCGCTACTTCTGGGCCCGGCTCAGGACCGAGTTTTGA
- a CDS encoding Ig-like domain-containing protein, whose translation MRLRAGGVAAAWRRPRAAAALLAVLLGAACGAVGASAVAAADGEALQTSNAALGYPRFKGSPTPIPDSGVAFAPGRYLQRVFAADLAADAGTAPGKDFWIDRMLARSGTGGGFDDTNNWLFSRGRAAYMYTHQPQQPGFVGDVAYAHKTGHDALFRLQAEIDGKPLQLIEDSAQRRQTPSYFSSVYADADAGVRLRLVKFISEQNVAVAEATLSSSDGVAHALTLRAISPMATHADGAELTGAFATHNAITTVFPRLSGDGFSVEGGSIARRVAVPASGEAATLKVQLGLVTRELPASLREYRRIAAQSPQQAYREHVIAYNRWWADNLPYLDTPEDNIDKTLFYRWWLLRFNFLDAAVPGNDYQFPVAIEGVLGYDNAIVLTTGMFIDDLKYLRDPSYAYGSWLGAGETAGGGKYVDNPGAPENWSNSYAQYLSAAAWRAYQLHGGPPAVAAKLARYASADADALLRAYDRNGNGLIEYDWAAMTGNDADAVSFDWAKQHGQIRMDRSESAYVYANAQAAAQAAQLAGDAATALRMQALAAKIRRGVLDVLWQDHSDVADGMGLHGDLLKQRQADGARLPVDWKETNNYYPFSVGLMPRQGDADYDPKYVRALRLFADARQYPIFPFYTANQADRQARGAGGSNNFSVINSTVAFRLFGSALRDYPSPYLDANSYRKLLYWNAWAHYIDGDNRYPDQNEFWAQGSAADGGSIGYRSWIHHTQLGATNFTVIEDAMGLRPRSDAKIELYPIDIGWDHFAADAVRYRDRDLAIVWDRDGRHYGGAVPKGYSLYLDGKLAFTVDRLAHVLYDPASGRVQALPDAINTDAAQLRVLGAKTIAVQAPQQVRFAADARIAAVLADAGVDTTLPATAHNLAQGAAMSASYAADGFPASAAVDGSTANEPFWGTAGSPSRSDWIELDLGKPQLLDDVRLYFYRSSSPPGEQHGFPSGTRAGYAPPWLYVLQYFDGQTWKTVPGQVRDAPIAQGNRNRVRFPALRLQRLRVLVTHAGALRTGIKEIQAYASGVRVPVAKSNQAPQVEAWQQDGIAGGGALRLLGRVGDDALPNGTLALQWRVLQAPPGGAAIFEEPQAASTGVRFTAPGAYTLRLQADDGALQGHADVAVTAAPTPAGQGLEVQGEAEASAQFTAGHHRLQALNDGLLPAPDQVPSADRRWGSWGRAQPASVWVQYQWRQPQRLNGAALYFWDDQPDGGVAPPRAWKLQYRDGEQWRDIAVRGGYPVAARGAASRVAFAPVTTTALRAVLDTAVQGDGHAAVGIDEWQVFAERADAVEPIDARVAPGETPALPQRIAGYFADGSWGWLDVRWPQLDAAALAGEGRVQVQGLADGGMPVSASIWVRATAPGQINTVQAPPPLHVRVGQVPALPAFVGVQYNDGSRERVPVQWPPLSPTTYAAPGTSSIVGIVQGRGDSGKLPVQLQIVVDAAVAP comes from the coding sequence TTGAGGTTGCGGGCAGGCGGCGTGGCCGCGGCCTGGCGGCGGCCGCGCGCCGCCGCCGCGTTGCTCGCGGTGTTGCTGGGTGCGGCGTGCGGCGCGGTGGGGGCCAGCGCCGTCGCCGCCGCGGATGGCGAAGCGTTGCAGACCAGCAACGCCGCGCTCGGCTATCCGCGCTTCAAGGGCAGCCCGACACCGATTCCGGACAGCGGCGTGGCCTTCGCGCCTGGCCGCTATCTGCAGCGGGTGTTCGCCGCCGACCTGGCGGCCGACGCCGGCACTGCGCCGGGCAAGGATTTCTGGATCGACCGCATGCTCGCGCGCAGCGGCACCGGCGGCGGGTTCGACGACACCAACAACTGGCTGTTCAGCCGCGGCCGCGCCGCGTACATGTACACCCATCAGCCGCAGCAGCCGGGCTTCGTCGGCGATGTCGCCTACGCGCACAAGACTGGCCACGATGCGTTGTTCCGGCTGCAGGCGGAGATCGACGGCAAGCCGCTGCAGCTGATCGAGGACAGCGCACAGCGGCGGCAGACACCGAGCTATTTCAGCAGCGTCTATGCCGATGCCGATGCCGGCGTGCGCTTGCGCCTGGTCAAGTTCATCAGCGAGCAGAACGTGGCCGTGGCCGAGGCCACGCTGTCCAGCAGCGACGGCGTGGCGCATGCGCTGACCTTGCGCGCGATCTCGCCGATGGCCACGCACGCCGACGGCGCCGAGCTGACCGGTGCGTTCGCCACCCACAACGCGATCACCACGGTGTTTCCGCGGCTGTCCGGCGACGGCTTCTCGGTCGAGGGCGGTTCCATCGCGCGCCGCGTGGCGGTGCCGGCGAGCGGCGAGGCTGCGACGCTCAAGGTGCAGCTCGGGTTGGTCACGCGCGAACTGCCTGCGTCGTTGCGCGAGTACCGACGCATCGCAGCGCAGTCGCCGCAGCAGGCCTACCGCGAGCACGTGATCGCCTACAACCGCTGGTGGGCCGACAACCTGCCGTACCTGGACACGCCCGAGGACAACATCGACAAGACGTTGTTCTATCGCTGGTGGCTGCTGCGCTTCAATTTCCTCGATGCCGCGGTGCCCGGCAACGACTACCAGTTCCCGGTGGCGATCGAAGGCGTGCTCGGCTACGACAACGCGATCGTGCTGACCACCGGCATGTTCATCGACGACCTCAAATACCTGCGCGATCCCAGCTATGCCTACGGCTCGTGGCTGGGCGCCGGCGAGACCGCCGGCGGCGGCAAGTACGTGGACAATCCCGGCGCGCCGGAGAACTGGTCCAATTCCTACGCCCAATATCTCAGCGCCGCCGCCTGGCGCGCCTATCAGTTGCACGGCGGGCCGCCGGCGGTGGCGGCCAAGCTGGCGCGTTACGCCAGCGCCGACGCGGACGCGCTGTTGCGCGCCTACGATCGCAACGGCAACGGCCTGATCGAGTACGACTGGGCGGCGATGACCGGCAACGATGCCGACGCGGTGTCCTTCGACTGGGCCAAGCAGCACGGCCAGATCCGCATGGACCGCAGCGAGAGCGCCTACGTCTACGCCAACGCGCAGGCCGCGGCGCAGGCCGCGCAGCTCGCCGGCGACGCGGCCACCGCGCTGCGCATGCAGGCGCTGGCGGCGAAGATCCGCCGCGGCGTGCTCGACGTGCTGTGGCAGGACCATAGCGATGTCGCCGACGGCATGGGCCTGCACGGCGACCTGCTCAAGCAGCGCCAGGCCGATGGCGCGCGGCTGCCGGTGGACTGGAAGGAGACCAACAACTACTACCCGTTCAGCGTCGGCCTGATGCCCAGGCAGGGCGATGCCGACTACGATCCGAAATACGTGCGCGCGCTGCGCCTGTTCGCCGACGCGCGGCAGTATCCGATCTTCCCGTTCTACACCGCCAACCAGGCCGACCGGCAGGCGCGCGGCGCCGGCGGCAGCAACAATTTTTCGGTGATCAACTCCACGGTCGCCTTCCGCCTGTTCGGCAGCGCGCTGCGCGACTATCCCAGTCCATACCTGGACGCGAACAGCTACCGCAAGCTGCTGTACTGGAACGCCTGGGCGCACTACATCGACGGCGACAACCGCTACCCGGACCAGAACGAGTTCTGGGCGCAGGGCAGCGCCGCCGACGGCGGCAGCATCGGCTACCGCTCGTGGATCCACCACACCCAGCTCGGCGCGACCAACTTCACCGTGATCGAGGACGCGATGGGCCTGCGTCCGCGCAGCGACGCGAAGATCGAGCTGTATCCGATCGACATCGGCTGGGATCACTTCGCCGCCGACGCGGTGCGCTACCGCGATCGCGATCTGGCCATCGTCTGGGATCGCGACGGCCGCCACTACGGCGGCGCGGTGCCCAAGGGCTATTCGCTGTATCTGGACGGCAAGCTGGCGTTCACCGTCGATCGCCTGGCGCATGTGCTCTACGACCCGGCCAGCGGCCGCGTGCAGGCGCTGCCGGATGCGATCAATACGGATGCCGCGCAGTTGCGTGTGCTCGGTGCGAAGACCATCGCCGTGCAGGCGCCGCAGCAGGTGCGCTTCGCCGCCGATGCGCGCATCGCCGCGGTGTTGGCCGACGCCGGCGTGGACACCACGCTGCCGGCGACCGCGCACAATCTTGCGCAAGGCGCAGCGATGAGCGCCAGCTATGCCGCCGATGGCTTCCCGGCCAGCGCGGCGGTGGACGGCAGCACCGCCAACGAACCGTTCTGGGGCACGGCCGGCTCGCCGTCGCGCAGCGACTGGATCGAACTCGACCTGGGCAAGCCGCAACTGCTGGACGACGTGCGCCTGTACTTCTACCGCAGTTCCTCGCCGCCCGGCGAACAGCACGGCTTCCCCTCCGGCACCCGCGCCGGCTATGCGCCGCCGTGGCTGTACGTGCTGCAGTATTTCGACGGACAGACCTGGAAGACCGTGCCCGGCCAGGTGCGCGATGCGCCGATCGCGCAGGGCAATCGCAACCGCGTGCGCTTCCCGGCATTGCGCCTGCAACGGCTGCGCGTGCTGGTGACCCATGCCGGCGCGCTGCGCACCGGGATCAAGGAAATCCAGGCCTATGCCAGCGGCGTGAGGGTACCGGTGGCCAAGTCCAATCAGGCGCCGCAGGTCGAGGCTTGGCAACAGGACGGCATCGCCGGTGGCGGTGCGCTGCGCCTGCTCGGCCGTGTCGGCGACGACGCGCTGCCGAACGGCACGTTGGCACTGCAGTGGCGCGTGCTGCAGGCGCCGCCGGGCGGCGCGGCGATCTTCGAGGAACCGCAGGCGGCCAGCACCGGCGTGCGCTTCACCGCGCCCGGCGCCTACACGCTACGCTTGCAGGCCGACGATGGCGCGTTGCAAGGCCATGCCGACGTGGCCGTGACGGCCGCGCCGACGCCGGCCGGGCAGGGCCTGGAAGTGCAGGGCGAGGCCGAGGCCAGCGCGCAGTTCACCGCCGGCCACCATCGGCTGCAGGCGCTCAACGACGGGCTGTTGCCCGCGCCGGATCAGGTGCCGTCCGCGGACCGGCGCTGGGGTAGCTGGGGCCGTGCGCAACCGGCGTCGGTGTGGGTGCAGTACCAGTGGCGGCAGCCGCAGCGCTTGAATGGCGCGGCACTCTACTTCTGGGACGACCAGCCCGACGGCGGCGTGGCGCCGCCGCGCGCGTGGAAGCTGCAATACCGCGACGGCGAGCAGTGGCGCGACATCGCGGTGCGCGGCGGCTATCCGGTCGCCGCGCGCGGCGCAGCGAGCCGCGTGGCGTTCGCGCCGGTGACCACCACCGCGTTGCGTGCGGTGCTGGATACCGCGGTGCAGGGCGATGGCCATGCCGCGGTCGGCATCGACGAATGGCAGGTGTTCGCCGAGCGCGCCGACGCGGTCGAGCCGATCGACGCGCGGGTGGCGCCGGGCGAGACTCCGGCGTTGCCGCAGCGCATCGCCGGCTACTTCGCCGACGGCAGCTGGGGGTGGCTGGACGTGCGCTGGCCGCAGCTCGACGCGGCAGCCTTGGCCGGCGAAGGCCGCGTGCAGGTGCAGGGCCTGGCCGACGGCGGCATGCCGGTGAGCGCCAGCATCTGGGTGCGCGCCACGGCGCCTGGCCAGATCAACACGGTGCAGGCGCCGCCGCCGCTGCACGTGCGCGTCGGCCAGGTGCCGGCGCTGCCGGCATTCGTCGGCGTGCAGTACAACGACGGCTCGCGTGAACGCGTGCCGGTGCAGTGGCCGCCATTGTCGCCGACCACCTATGCCGCGCCGGGCACCAGCAGCATCGTCGGCATCGTGCAGGGGCGTGGCGACAGCGGGAAGTTGCCGGTGCAGCTACAGATCGTGGTCGATGCGGCGGTGGCGCCATGA
- a CDS encoding Tat pathway signal protein: protein MDRRDFLRQGLAVGAVAGVEALAGGMAAPANAAPSTPPAPAAARLQPLAADALAGHTLQCRFTEAGAQWQVYEDLRSADGDLTLLGPGGALVLGKRTEAVYPSAQAPYLGMKLADVALAEADLLADRLLRDGDPRVEEVRDAAPPPASQLDPKDYNGRLPWTTFVGTRECADTMPVYPDGRTRAYRALHAFPELGKAELVARRHEGLIGGWMPAVRKVVPAGEGRYYDVLLFADVLATDRFIVQTWHRSALVEHGQVTKVVYGYSYPDYPPRRGPRSAEDFYRGLLAFAGYWQGLLADTVQAQLPDASWSDMARFAFARELVVRPGGTYPKYGAVDRDYYGNEYDGFQDTFTSSLYANLEWGRFAQAAAVLDGYFSDFVQDDGMVNMRGAETGQFGLTLSLLARYLRYTGDAALLRKHRGKIEATVQILLELHDVSLKLPAKAPGHGLIHGWNESDACLFPDPTLWWKPYYANSALAIRGWQDIAAVWTTIAGPAAQGTAAQWQRRAQQLTAQLHKTLRGNIRRDLQPPYIGPLPGVKLTFRQSLQQESPSEQGWPHRAYAELLQADVLPADLAHLVIDCVRGHGGTSLGVVGNIAPPTPEGRDLLGFISYGYAQQLLRLDRIEEYLLFLYAHRYHVHTRGSWTAGEVSGITGGMPLFCIPAQMTIPLLLRWMLVFEDSAGEELFLARALPREWLGSGEPIAIAAAPTRWGAVSLTLRADPARKRIDGTLTLPAQAPARTWLTLRVPAGTQLREVRIDGRAVALSEPRNERVQVPAGAAREMTISAAYG, encoded by the coding sequence ATGGATCGGAGAGATTTTCTGCGCCAGGGGCTGGCGGTCGGCGCGGTGGCCGGTGTCGAAGCGCTCGCCGGCGGCATGGCCGCGCCCGCCAACGCCGCCCCGTCCACGCCGCCAGCGCCGGCGGCGGCACGCCTGCAGCCGCTGGCCGCCGATGCGCTCGCCGGCCACACCCTGCAGTGCCGCTTCACCGAGGCCGGCGCGCAGTGGCAGGTGTACGAGGACCTGCGCAGCGCCGACGGCGACCTGACCCTGCTCGGCCCCGGCGGCGCGCTGGTGCTCGGCAAGCGCACCGAAGCGGTCTACCCCAGCGCGCAGGCGCCGTACTTGGGCATGAAGCTGGCCGACGTGGCGCTGGCCGAAGCCGACCTGCTCGCCGACCGCCTGCTGCGCGACGGCGATCCGAGGGTGGAGGAAGTGCGCGACGCGGCGCCGCCGCCGGCCTCGCAACTGGATCCCAAGGACTACAACGGGCGCCTGCCGTGGACCACCTTCGTCGGCACCCGCGAATGCGCCGACACCATGCCGGTGTATCCGGACGGCCGCACCCGCGCCTATCGCGCACTGCACGCCTTTCCCGAGCTGGGCAAGGCCGAACTGGTCGCACGCCGCCACGAAGGCCTGATCGGCGGCTGGATGCCAGCGGTGCGCAAGGTGGTGCCGGCCGGCGAGGGCCGCTACTACGACGTGCTGCTGTTCGCCGACGTGCTCGCCACCGACCGCTTCATCGTGCAGACCTGGCATCGCAGCGCGCTGGTCGAGCACGGCCAGGTGACCAAGGTGGTGTACGGCTACAGTTATCCCGACTATCCGCCGCGGCGCGGCCCGCGCAGCGCCGAGGACTTCTACCGTGGCCTGCTCGCCTTCGCTGGCTACTGGCAGGGCCTGCTCGCCGACACCGTACAGGCGCAATTGCCCGACGCCAGCTGGAGCGACATGGCGCGCTTCGCCTTCGCCCGCGAGCTGGTGGTGCGCCCCGGCGGCACCTATCCGAAGTACGGCGCGGTCGATCGCGACTACTACGGCAACGAATACGACGGCTTCCAGGACACCTTCACCAGCTCGCTGTACGCGAACCTGGAATGGGGCCGTTTCGCCCAGGCGGCAGCGGTGCTGGACGGCTATTTCAGCGATTTCGTGCAGGACGACGGCATGGTCAACATGCGCGGCGCGGAGACCGGCCAATTCGGCCTGACCCTGTCGCTGCTGGCGCGCTACCTGCGCTACACCGGCGATGCGGCGCTGCTGCGCAAGCACCGCGGCAAGATCGAGGCGACGGTGCAGATCCTGCTGGAACTGCACGACGTCAGTTTGAAGTTGCCGGCAAAGGCGCCCGGGCACGGCCTGATCCACGGCTGGAACGAATCCGACGCCTGCCTGTTCCCCGATCCGACCCTGTGGTGGAAGCCGTACTACGCCAACAGCGCGCTGGCGATCCGCGGCTGGCAGGACATCGCCGCGGTGTGGACCACCATCGCCGGTCCGGCCGCGCAGGGCACCGCAGCGCAGTGGCAGCGGCGCGCCCAGCAACTGACCGCGCAACTGCACAAGACCCTGCGCGGCAACATCCGCCGCGACCTGCAGCCGCCCTACATCGGCCCGCTGCCGGGCGTGAAGCTGACCTTCCGCCAGTCGCTGCAGCAGGAGAGCCCCAGCGAGCAGGGTTGGCCGCACCGCGCCTATGCCGAACTGCTGCAGGCCGACGTGCTGCCCGCCGACCTGGCGCACTTGGTCATCGACTGCGTGCGCGGCCATGGCGGCACCAGCCTCGGCGTGGTCGGCAACATCGCCCCGCCGACGCCGGAAGGGCGCGACCTGCTCGGCTTCATCTCCTACGGCTACGCGCAGCAATTGCTGCGCCTGGACCGGATCGAGGAATACCTGCTGTTCCTGTACGCGCACCGCTACCACGTGCACACGCGCGGCAGCTGGACCGCAGGCGAGGTCAGCGGCATCACCGGCGGCATGCCGCTGTTCTGCATCCCGGCGCAGATGACCATCCCGCTGCTGCTGCGCTGGATGCTGGTGTTCGAGGACAGCGCCGGCGAGGAACTGTTCCTGGCGCGCGCGCTGCCGCGCGAGTGGCTGGGCAGCGGCGAACCGATCGCGATCGCCGCCGCGCCGACCCGCTGGGGCGCGGTGTCGCTGACCCTGCGCGCCGATCCGGCGCGCAAGCGCATCGACGGCACGCTGACCCTGCCGGCGCAGGCGCCGGCGCGGACCTGGCTGACCCTGCGCGTGCCGGCCGGCACGCAGCTGCGCGAGGTGCGGATCGACGGGCGCGCGGTGGCCTTGTCCGAGCCGCGCAACGAACGCGTGCAGGTGCCCGCCGGCGCGGCGCGGGAAATGACGATTTCGGCCGCCTACGGCTGA
- a CDS encoding DUF5597 domain-containing protein, which yields MSRLKPLLQKAWPICGYAVLAMLLPLLAHAEDMPRYVSRDGHHALFVDGAPYSIMAAQLHNSSAWPQVLPQALDAVQALHANTVEAPVYWEQFEPEPGHYDYRNVDALVEQSRARGLRLIVLWFGTWKNGQMHYVPEWIKRDPVTYPRMRDAKGEPVDVLSPHAPANQQADARAFAALMQHLRKIDAGRHTVIAVQVENEPGAIGTVRDHGEAGERAFNAQVPGAVLQRLGKPAGTWIQVFGSDAEEMFSAWSNASYIQQVAAAGKAAYPLPLYVNTWLRYKGRTRPGEEYPAGGATWNVFDLWRLATPAIDFIGTDIYTSDYDEYTKVVGQYARADNPAWVSETGFEAATAPYHFHVLGRGGIGFSVFGIDGNEDTPENRAAVAAHAAGFGLLAPLQRELAAGAFAGTLQAAVEKAGVPKQSLRFGAWQAQVSFGAPGWGEAPAILPGTPQHDGRVLVQELQSNVFLVTGFNARVEFLRDRADGKYGQLLRVEQGRYVDGQWRLVRLLNGDETDYGLNFRRSDPYVLRVTVGTY from the coding sequence ATGTCGCGGCTGAAGCCGCTCCTACAGAAAGCGTGGCCAATCTGCGGGTACGCCGTGCTGGCCATGCTGTTGCCGCTGCTCGCCCATGCCGAAGACATGCCCCGCTACGTCAGCCGCGACGGCCACCACGCGCTGTTCGTCGACGGGGCGCCGTACAGCATCATGGCCGCGCAGCTGCACAACTCCAGCGCCTGGCCGCAGGTGTTGCCGCAGGCGCTGGACGCGGTGCAGGCGCTGCACGCCAATACGGTCGAGGCGCCGGTGTACTGGGAACAGTTCGAACCGGAGCCTGGCCACTACGACTACCGCAACGTCGATGCGCTGGTCGAGCAGAGCCGTGCACGCGGGCTGCGCCTGATCGTGCTGTGGTTCGGCACCTGGAAGAACGGGCAGATGCACTACGTGCCGGAATGGATCAAGCGCGATCCGGTGACGTACCCGCGCATGCGCGACGCCAAGGGCGAGCCGGTGGACGTGCTGTCGCCGCATGCGCCGGCCAACCAGCAGGCCGATGCGCGCGCCTTCGCCGCGCTGATGCAGCACCTGCGCAAGATCGACGCCGGCCGCCACACGGTGATCGCGGTGCAGGTGGAGAACGAACCCGGCGCGATCGGCACCGTGCGCGACCATGGCGAAGCTGGCGAGCGCGCGTTCAACGCGCAAGTGCCGGGCGCTGTGCTGCAGCGCCTGGGCAAGCCGGCCGGCACCTGGATCCAGGTGTTCGGCAGCGACGCCGAGGAAATGTTCAGCGCCTGGAGCAACGCGAGTTATATCCAGCAGGTCGCCGCCGCCGGCAAGGCGGCGTATCCGCTGCCGCTGTACGTGAACACCTGGCTGCGCTACAAGGGCCGCACCAGACCCGGCGAGGAATACCCGGCCGGCGGCGCCACCTGGAACGTGTTCGACTTGTGGCGCCTGGCCACGCCGGCGATCGACTTCATCGGCACCGACATCTACACCAGCGATTACGACGAATACACCAAGGTGGTGGGCCAGTACGCGCGCGCCGACAACCCGGCCTGGGTCTCGGAGACCGGGTTCGAGGCGGCCACCGCGCCGTATCACTTCCACGTGCTCGGCCGTGGCGGCATCGGCTTCTCGGTGTTCGGCATCGACGGCAACGAGGACACGCCGGAGAACCGGGCCGCGGTCGCCGCGCATGCCGCCGGCTTCGGCCTGCTCGCGCCGTTGCAGCGCGAACTGGCCGCCGGCGCCTTCGCCGGTACCTTGCAGGCGGCCGTAGAGAAAGCCGGGGTGCCCAAGCAGAGCCTGCGCTTCGGCGCGTGGCAGGCGCAGGTATCGTTCGGCGCGCCGGGCTGGGGCGAAGCGCCGGCGATCCTGCCCGGCACCCCACAGCACGATGGCCGCGTGCTGGTGCAGGAACTGCAGTCGAATGTGTTTCTGGTCACAGGTTTCAACGCGCGCGTTGAATTTCTGCGCGACCGGGCCGATGGCAAGTACGGGCAACTGCTGCGCGTGGAGCAGGGCCGCTACGTCGATGGCCAGTGGCGGTTGGTGCGCCTGTTGAACGGCGACGAGACCGATTACGGGCTCAACTTCCGGCGCAGCGATCCTTACGTGCTGCGGGTGACCGTGGGAACCTACTGA